One window of the Lytechinus pictus isolate F3 Inbred chromosome 5, Lp3.0, whole genome shotgun sequence genome contains the following:
- the LOC129262429 gene encoding spindle and kinetochore-associated protein 1-like isoform X1 has translation MRTQEMECRTLNELKTHFEIKLTSLATCMDLVSIASEPYGVRSECHEQLNMMERDLSDAESSVARIREWVQEQQKKLDEAQILRENLKELNSRLAHMNHNLPERLPAHHNHVQRQPSQENHLPLQSRPVTENTDQNTRQGSTMSKRPAKPPPAPLMDYITVPEFKDVPKYMKGRMTYDNINGAVDGFNAAMETKYRLMKRPRSGLNDRDRKQYQKYKEQENKDTKGTFFVTEDDLRRHGSLKMDSSARASLTILRHCGRMREIRGGGLTRYTVIH, from the exons AGATGGAGTGCCGTACACTGAATGAattgaaaacacattttgagATCAAACTCACCAGTCTTGCAACATGCATGGATTTGGTTTCTATTG CTTCCGAACCTTATGGGGTGAGATCAGAATGCCATGAGCAGCTAAACATGATGGAAAGAGATCTGTCCGACGCAGAATCATCCGTGGCTAGGATCAGAGAGTGGGTCCAAGAACAGCAGAAAAAGCTGGATGAAGCTcag ATATTACGTGAGAACCTGAAAGAGTTGAACAGTCGCCTGGCTCACATGAATCACAATCTTCCAGAGAGGCTCCCAGCTCATCATAACCATGTACAGAGACAACCAAG TCAAGAAAATCACCTACCTCTCCAATCCAGACCTGTTACTGAGAATACAGACCAAAACACAAGACAAGGAAGCACGATGTCAAAGAGGCCCGCAAAGCCTCCGCCAGCACCTCTCATGGATTACATCACTGTGCCTGAATTCAAAGATGTTCCTAA ATACATGAAGGGACGTATGACGTATGATAACATCAACGGAGCAGTGGATGGCTTCAACGCAGCCATGGAGACCAAGTACAGACTGATGAAGCGCCCCCGCTCTGGACTCAACGACAGGGACAGAAAACAGTATCAGAAATACAAGGAACAAGAGAACAAAGATACAAAAG GTACATTCTTTGTAACAGAGGATGACCTTCGAAGACACGGTAGCCTCAAGATGGATTCATCGGCTCGTGCATCGCTGACCATCCTGAGGCATT
- the LOC129262429 gene encoding spindle and kinetochore-associated protein 1-like isoform X2 has product MECRTLNELKTHFEIKLTSLATCMDLVSIASEPYGVRSECHEQLNMMERDLSDAESSVARIREWVQEQQKKLDEAQILRENLKELNSRLAHMNHNLPERLPAHHNHVQRQPSQENHLPLQSRPVTENTDQNTRQGSTMSKRPAKPPPAPLMDYITVPEFKDVPKYMKGRMTYDNINGAVDGFNAAMETKYRLMKRPRSGLNDRDRKQYQKYKEQENKDTKGTFFVTEDDLRRHGSLKMDSSARASLTILRHCGRMREIRGGGLTRYTVIH; this is encoded by the exons ATGGAGTGCCGTACACTGAATGAattgaaaacacattttgagATCAAACTCACCAGTCTTGCAACATGCATGGATTTGGTTTCTATTG CTTCCGAACCTTATGGGGTGAGATCAGAATGCCATGAGCAGCTAAACATGATGGAAAGAGATCTGTCCGACGCAGAATCATCCGTGGCTAGGATCAGAGAGTGGGTCCAAGAACAGCAGAAAAAGCTGGATGAAGCTcag ATATTACGTGAGAACCTGAAAGAGTTGAACAGTCGCCTGGCTCACATGAATCACAATCTTCCAGAGAGGCTCCCAGCTCATCATAACCATGTACAGAGACAACCAAG TCAAGAAAATCACCTACCTCTCCAATCCAGACCTGTTACTGAGAATACAGACCAAAACACAAGACAAGGAAGCACGATGTCAAAGAGGCCCGCAAAGCCTCCGCCAGCACCTCTCATGGATTACATCACTGTGCCTGAATTCAAAGATGTTCCTAA ATACATGAAGGGACGTATGACGTATGATAACATCAACGGAGCAGTGGATGGCTTCAACGCAGCCATGGAGACCAAGTACAGACTGATGAAGCGCCCCCGCTCTGGACTCAACGACAGGGACAGAAAACAGTATCAGAAATACAAGGAACAAGAGAACAAAGATACAAAAG GTACATTCTTTGTAACAGAGGATGACCTTCGAAGACACGGTAGCCTCAAGATGGATTCATCGGCTCGTGCATCGCTGACCATCCTGAGGCATT